In Candidatus Micrarchaeota archaeon, one genomic interval encodes:
- a CDS encoding DUF655 domain-containing protein, giving the protein MCMMPIGMEEYAWVLDYLPTGKVTDRYKQPIAQVVGESYFTLLEVVVRPNVSLTLEQRIYVGKGERPEITKIRGRISYQDLTSTAKSQLHPVLIKIVEKREQDFVRFFNECGPVNIRLHQLELLPGIGKRHMEDILEERKKSPFKSFADIRERIPLLPNPVLIIANRVEEEVKGETKYYLFVKPPYVPDVHGAHRFKEKR; this is encoded by the coding sequence ATGTGTATGATGCCGATAGGTATGGAAGAGTATGCATGGGTCCTTGATTATCTTCCCACCGGTAAGGTTACCGATAGGTATAAGCAGCCGATCGCCCAAGTCGTAGGCGAATCCTATTTCACATTGTTGGAGGTAGTGGTTAGACCAAACGTTTCACTTACTCTGGAGCAACGGATATATGTGGGTAAGGGTGAACGCCCCGAGATCACCAAGATACGTGGAAGGATCTCCTATCAGGATTTGACAAGCACTGCAAAGAGTCAGTTGCACCCAGTACTTATCAAGATCGTCGAAAAACGTGAGCAGGATTTTGTCAGGTTTTTTAACGAATGCGGACCGGTCAACATCCGACTCCATCAACTCGAACTTCTACCGGGCATAGGTAAAAGGCATATGGAAGACATATTGGAAGAACGGAAAAAATCACCGTTCAAATCCTTTGCAGATATCCGCGAACGGATCCCTCTCCTTCCCAACCCCGTACTCATAATAGCGAACAGAGTTGAGGAAGAGGTCAAAGGGGAAACGAAGTATTACCTGTTCGTTAAACCGCCTTATGTCCCTGATGTCCATGGTGCGCATCGGTTTAAGGAGAAGAGGTAG
- the rsmA gene encoding ribosomal RNA small subunit methyltransferase A — MVRIGLRRRGRVFAKDRLLDLIMDRIDVKDKVVFEIGAGDGRLTKRLALNARKVIAIEKDESLYQKAKFFTKQFENVELVHGDIRDYEIPPVDVIIGNIPYYLSSYIIFNVLKNAKFDEAVIMVQKEFADRMMAEPGDRNYGRLSVMTQTYFSVERLMNVKPGMFEIRPKVESTVVRLRKKETEVPPCFDELVNLLFQRRRKTLRKGMMEVAGSLGVSPELVETLPKELLKERIFKLGIDKLIQIAKVVGRWRSSSTGNVKS, encoded by the coding sequence ATGGTGCGCATCGGTTTAAGGAGAAGAGGTAGGGTCTTTGCCAAGGATCGGTTGTTGGACCTTATCATGGACCGTATCGATGTGAAGGATAAGGTAGTGTTTGAGATAGGTGCGGGTGACGGTAGGCTGACGAAACGTCTGGCACTTAACGCGAGAAAGGTTATCGCCATAGAAAAAGACGAGTCTCTTTATCAGAAGGCAAAGTTTTTCACAAAACAGTTCGAAAACGTCGAACTTGTGCACGGCGATATCAGGGATTACGAGATCCCGCCGGTGGATGTCATCATAGGGAACATTCCTTATTATCTCTCATCGTACATCATCTTCAACGTGCTTAAGAATGCAAAGTTTGACGAGGCAGTGATAATGGTGCAGAAGGAGTTTGCCGATAGGATGATGGCCGAACCCGGCGATAGAAACTACGGCAGGTTGTCAGTGATGACGCAAACTTATTTCAGTGTGGAAAGGTTGATGAACGTTAAACCAGGCATGTTCGAGATCAGACCGAAGGTGGAATCAACGGTTGTTCGTCTGCGGAAAAAGGAGACAGAAGTGCCGCCGTGTTTTGACGAACTCGTTAATCTGTTGTTCCAAAGGAGACGTAAGACGCTGCGTAAGGGTATGATGGAGGTTGCAGGGTCGTTGGGTGTGTCACCCGAACTCGTGGAAACGCTTCCAAAGGAACTGCTCAAGGAAAGGATTTTTAAACTCGGCATCGATAAGTTGATACAGATTGCCAAGGTGGTGGGTCGATGGAGATCTTCTTCGACTGGAAACGTGAAGAGTTGA
- a CDS encoding TATA-box-binding protein has product MASRKRVRIKPVYKIENIVASGDLDLDLDLYVLAYKLRDIEYEPEQFPGAILKLKQPKASLLLFKNGKVICTGTKTEKLISKALRETYKMVSKYSKGPVKKVYRPKFTVENIVASGSLGVKLDLYKLAIKFNEIEYEPEQFPGAILKLKQPKASLLLFKNGKVICTGTKTEKDIKKALRVTAKMLEPYAKPLDE; this is encoded by the coding sequence ATGGCCTCACGTAAACGTGTAAGGATCAAACCTGTTTACAAAATCGAGAACATTGTGGCAAGTGGTGACCTTGACCTCGACCTTGACCTTTATGTGCTCGCCTACAAACTCAGGGATATCGAATACGAACCGGAACAGTTCCCTGGTGCCATACTGAAACTTAAACAACCTAAAGCATCGCTGCTCCTCTTCAAAAACGGTAAGGTTATATGTACGGGTACCAAAACCGAGAAACTGATATCAAAGGCGTTGAGGGAAACGTATAAGATGGTTTCTAAATATTCAAAAGGACCTGTTAAAAAGGTGTACAGACCGAAGTTTACCGTGGAAAACATAGTGGCCTCCGGGTCCCTTGGTGTAAAACTGGACCTTTACAAACTGGCCATCAAATTCAACGAAATCGAATACGAGCCGGAACAGTTCCCTGGTGCCATACTGAAACTTAAACAACCTAAGGCATCGCTGCTCCTCTTCAAAAACGGTAAGGTTATATGTACGGGTACCAAAACCGAGAAAGATATAAAGAAGGCTCTCAGAGTCACTGCAAAGATGTTGGAACCTTATGCCAAACCGCTTGACGAATGA
- a CDS encoding 50S ribosomal protein L21e (mediates an interaction between 5S and domains II and V of 23S) — MKMSKGKLARRSRLIGRFKHKRRLTVNDLIKDFKIGDSVIIDIKSNYHKGMPHPRYRGRRGVVIDHQGKACVVKVRDGGKYKTLIVSPVHLKAAA; from the coding sequence ATGAAGATGTCTAAAGGGAAACTTGCAAGGAGGAGTAGGTTGATAGGTAGATTCAAGCATAAACGCAGACTTACTGTTAACGATCTGATCAAAGATTTCAAGATTGGCGATAGTGTGATCATCGATATAAAATCTAATTATCATAAAGGTATGCCGCATCCGAGGTACAGGGGCCGGAGAGGTGTTGTCATCGACCATCAGGGTAAGGCGTGCGTTGTGAAAGTGCGTGACGGAGGTAAGTATAAGACCCTTATAGTTTCACCGGTCCATCTGAAGGCGGCTGCTTAA